From Rhodopseudomonas palustris:
TCGTCGGACTCCACCGACATCTTGGCGACGATGTCGTCGACTTCGGGATTGGAATAGCCGGTGGCGTTGCGGAAAGCCGCGCCCTTCACAATCCCGCTCGTGCTGAGGTAGTCGGTCTGCTGGGGAACCAGCTCGACCCGCGCCGCGTAGTTCGACAGCGCGATGTCGTAATCGTAATCGCCGTAGATCTGCTTCAGCGAAGTCGCGCGGTCGGGCACGGTGAGCGTCACTTCGACGCCGATGTCTTCCAGATTCTGCTTCACGAACTGGCCGACCTTGCCGTTCTCCTCGAACCAGCCGGCCGCAAGCAAGTGAACCTTGAAGCGCGACTTGCCCTTCTTCGGGTAGCCGGCATCGTCGAGCATCTTGGCGGCTTTCTTCGCGTCGAACTCGTATCGCGGCAGGTTCGGATTGTAGAATTTCGGGTTTGTCGAGCTGACGAAGGACGTGCCGGGCTTGGCGCGGCCGAAATACACAACGTCCGAGATGGTCGCCCGGTCGATGGCGGTGAGTAGTGCGCGCCGCACGGCCGGGTCCTTGACGACATCGCGGCGGCTGTTGAATTCGATGGTCGAAGCCCAGGCGGCGCCGAGATAGCCGTCGGTCGATGCGACGAACTTACCGGACTTGGACAGCCGGTCGATGTCCGGGGTCGGGATCGGGTTGAAGATGCCGAGCTGCAGTTCGTCGGCTTCCAAGGCCGCGGTGCGCGATGCGGCGTCGCGCCAGTAGCGCATCACCAGCCCGTTGAGATAGGGCTTTCCCGCATCCCAATATTTGTGGTTGGCGGCATATTCGATATGGCTGCCGCGCACCCACTGCTTGAACTTGAACGGACCGGTTCCGATCGGCGCGTTATTGGCCGGGTTGGTAACGATCTCCGAGCCGTCGTAGACGTGCTTCGGAATGACCAGCGAGGTCGCCAGCACCGACTTGAAGAAGAACTCCGGCGTCGGCTCTTTGAAGCTCACGCGCACCCCGCCTTCGGTCACCTCGGCCCCGGATAAATTCTTCAGCGCCGCCTTGGCGATCGTCTGCAGCCAGTATTTTTCGATGCTGAAGACCACGTCGTCTGCGGTGAACGGCTTGCCGTCGTGCCACGTCACGCCTTTGCGGAGGACGATGTCGTACGACTTGAAATCGGCCGAAGGCTTGACCTCGGTGGCCAGCACGGGAAGGAAGCCGGCCTGGCTGTCCTGGCGCAGCAGCGGCTCCAGGATCTTGGTCGAGCTGATCAGCGGGCTGGAGCCGCCGCCGCCGGGAACGAACACGGCCTGCGGCT
This genomic window contains:
- a CDS encoding ABC transporter substrate-binding protein → MTSHINRRVFLGTSALAAIAAGTSLGFPSALAQGTPKKGGVLIATWGGFEPQAVFVPGGGGSSPLISSTKILEPLLRQDSQAGFLPVLATEVKPSADFKSYDIVLRKGVTWHDGKPFTADDVVFSIEKYWLQTIAKAALKNLSGAEVTEGGVRVSFKEPTPEFFFKSVLATSLVIPKHVYDGSEIVTNPANNAPIGTGPFKFKQWVRGSHIEYAANHKYWDAGKPYLNGLVMRYWRDAASRTAALEADELQLGIFNPIPTPDIDRLSKSGKFVASTDGYLGAAWASTIEFNSRRDVVKDPAVRRALLTAIDRATISDVVYFGRAKPGTSFVSSTNPKFYNPNLPRYEFDAKKAAKMLDDAGYPKKGKSRFKVHLLAAGWFEENGKVGQFVKQNLEDIGVEVTLTVPDRATSLKQIYGDYDYDIALSNYAARVELVPQQTDYLSTSGIVKGAAFRNATGYSNPEVDDIVAKMSVESDEAKRKDLAFKLQEIAARDLPITVLVELIPTTMMSKKVKGVGNRADISADSLSDAWLDV